One Arachis hypogaea cultivar Tifrunner chromosome 18, arahy.Tifrunner.gnm2.J5K5, whole genome shotgun sequence genomic window, GTTCCGCACTAAGCCTTTGCACCTGTAGTTGAAAGGGGTgaaaatagggggtaagaactggggagttcttagtagggtcggggttagaagttaagttcattttatatatacttggtcAGCAACAACAGTCCACAAAGTACGAGccaattcaacaattatagaacacaaaacccaatcacaagcatacacaatcatagaaaacacgCTCACAAACAAATAttcgcaaacaagtatgatgcatgtctatccctagtgcaggtaatgagctcatctgtcggtttcgacccgctccCGATgcaactcagcaacctttgtctgagtttggtttccagtgtcataacctctgtaagcaacctctgtcttacaggtgcgactctcttgagccgatgtataCAATCATAACCTCtataagcaacctttgtcttacatgtgaggctctctctagccaatgtatgtagTGATAATCTCTgcaagcaacctctgtcttacaggtgcgaccatcccctgaattggccgatgtatctctggaagcaaatctcggtggactcaccaccatatctctgctcgTTTTCAGCAGGTACATAATCATCTTAGTTCATTCTTTCTTTCGTTTCTTTTATTCTtactctctgctctcctgtgcaGAGGTTCTTTAGAATCTTTTAATCTTTTCTCTCTGCTCTTTTGTGTCAGAggttttctttaatatttttcttttcttttcttttctttcttcttctttctttcttatcatTCATAATATAAATCATCCTCACATtgttccctcgcctttccctaagtgccttatgaaaaagaattataaagttcTTTAATTAAGTCTGTATTCTCTAAAGTTTTTAGGATTACTTTGCTTGCTTGCTTACTCATTAATATTACACATTACAATATTCTTACAAAAtaatatctttgataaatactaattataataataatttattttaatataaataaataattttaaagaagtatctaaaataatatttataatcttcttttaaaacttagtttataaaaccttatttttaaacttttattaattactttctaaatcacgaaatttttaatattctatttttaacttctatattttataaaattatatttgaatcccacttattttcatatttataaaaacaaCCCTGATCTTTTATAAAATACCTATTTTTACCCcgtaaaaaatacaatttaattattaatctttctcttatatcaAAACCGAAATCCTTAACCCTttcctttcaaaatattacttttattttaatccgTTCTCGAGTTTCTCGATTACCGATTCTTTGTCACTTTTAATTTAATCCATCGACCATCAAATCTCAccaaatttatactttattttcaaCGATATTCCAGCCCAAAATTTACCAAAACACGCTAACTGGTCATTCATATATAGCCGAACCAAcaaatcataatcaataataataattcaaccaaattaactcattcaaactcaaacaataatctaccaaatcaacattcacttatcaaattcacatttaatgattataaagttaccaaaccctacctctaTACGAAATTAAACTAACGGGATCTCCAAAGAAGTTTTTTTGATCGAGCTACTGGAGAAGAAAATATCAGAAATCGTCTGTGCGTCCTAAAACTCTAATTAGCCAAACTCAAGGGGAAGAGAAACTATGTCACCGTCAACTTCCACTAATCAAAAGTTGGGTCAACGTGTAGAGGAAGAACATACAAACACTTTTactggattagattttttattggagtaaCGGATCGCAAGAAATCGAACGCcaaaaatttatgtttccatgaaAATCTCTCTCggtctttctcttttttcctctCATGGCTTCGTTGAAAATGAAGAAGCTTAATTGTTAATGATGATAATGTATGTTAGGGAGGGTTGGGTGTCACTAAAAAGCCACGTGTCGCGTTCTTAAGTTGTTAATTCAGcgattcaaattataaatatcttaaacggataattatgaaagttggatatattaaaatacaaacaataatatatatgagttactaatataaatgacattaataatataatgacaaaaaatatacGATAAAGCATTAGCAAAGTTAAGTTCACTAAAAAGTACCGATATTTATTCATATCGGCGGATATCGaagttgatataatattattaactaaactctattatttttttaaattaaaaatatcaattacttaaactattttatatatatatatatatatatatatatatatataattttcattatttataaattactaaaattatagttttaattatgtaaaatattttattataacaaaaatatataagaatatgaatttaattcaattcaaataattataaattaatttaattatttttaataaaaaaataatttttaaaaataagaaactccaatttataaaataaatagtaacttatttatatttatatttttaaaattgagggtCGTTTACAAGGAGGAGAAGGAATGCGAACCGCGCTATGAAAAACGTTGAGTAGCGCGTGTGTTAACACGCTCGTATGGGTGAGCGTCCTTTTTGTTGGGTTTAGCCCAACTTGTATGATTTGTAAACCAAAATAACTTATATGTGTCTTCtcaaaataaatactttaattaCTCTTGTTTTACTTTTAACAGTACTGCTAGGAAAACAAAAAAACTTACTTTATTTAGTATTCATGAATTGTTATTAGGATTTGTCTtatttaaaattcattaattagTACGACAACTAATAATTACTAAATAAggtttggctaattttttttatcaccaaATATTTTCGTTACTTTAATTACTATTTATCTTGCTTAAATAGAATTTTCTTTGCTTTCATTAAATAAAAACCCCttaaaatcaaatcaattatGATATACCCTTCTTTGAAAGACGATGACCTGAGTTAGACTGTAACCACATTGATTTTGATGTGATATGATTTACAAATTATAATTTGGTAGCTAGTGCGACCTAATTCTTAACGAAACATAAACATAATAAACACTTAAATTGCACTGCCATCTTAGCTTTGCTAAATCAATAACAGCATGTTActattcttcataaacaactaaTTATTGTATCATCACAAATTCAAAGGCAAAACTGGTACACACTAACAcactaataactaataataaaacttATAATTTTGTTGGTTacaacaatttaaaaattttggagaACGTTTGAATAATGAAATGCTCACCTAGTTTATGTCAATGTTGAACATAGTATGAGTGAATAAAATAGTTTACCCATAAGAACTAATCTGCTTCAAATTATCcatacattttaaaaattaacacacggtgttgaaaacaaaatttatctcacCTTGATTGATCGTTTTAGCATTTCACAACCACCTCATCTACTTGTTCATATATTTTCCAAATAATAGAAATTATTATAAGCACACATACAAGACGATAATCCAAAGTCAAATACAAAACAAGTACTTTACTTAATTATCTTGGCGTTGACTCATTATTGAAGGTTCATTTTCTATTTCCTTTGCCTCTTGTGGAGGCCATTTAATACGCATCCAATATGCCCTATTGCGTGGAGCTCTAATGCACAAGAGTTGCATTTCAAGGATTCAATTATTTGTTTTAAAGAATATAATCAAAACAACAATTCCAGTTTTTGGCTTGGTATAttgcttcaaagttcaaacatcAAAAACATAAGGGTTACTCAACAATCAAACATCTAAAGCAGCTATAAAGAATCTCAATACCCTAAAACTTTGTAACACTTAAGCTTATCGGATGTGACTATTGTAAAGAGGCAATGAGGCATATATGATACAAGCATGTTTTTAATCCTAGGTTTagacctaaatcctaaaccctaatacGTAAAAGAAGTaggaaaagagaaggaaaaagacGTTGAGCGCGTAAATAAGACAAATGGAAAACATGTTTTAAGGTACTTGATtggatttgattataaaaataattgtttatcTTGCATTTTCATTAAATTCACATAGTTTGAACtctcacaaaaccctactgctaCTCTACGCTAGCACAATAGCACCCATAAACTTTTCCATTGCTTATATTaaaagcattttttcttttccgGTTAGACAATTTgactgataaaaaaaaaaaaaaaaaatacaccccaAAAAAGGGGAACCAAATTGtactaaatataatttaaatggtGAGATAAATTATGTAAGTGTATTTCTACATCACAAATAGCTCATTGAATTGCTGCCAAATCAGCTTTATTATTCATAAACAACTGACTAAGTAGTTGATTCATTAACTTCCGTTTTATAATCAACTCAACAACTACTCCTTGAATAAAGTCATTATATTTGGTAactattggaaaaaaaaaatcatagctTTGAaccatatatataacaattaagaAATATACCACTCATGCTAAAGGAGAGTTATgtgagcttttttatttttttggtcacCGAGAGTTATGTGAGCTTAACTCAATAGTAGATAATGTATGAGCCTAAATATTGACCCATGAATACAGCCAGCATTTCTCTTTTACAAGTATCAAAATTGTTAACATGCATTAACTGGTTTATTACAAGGAAGAAGGTTGATTTGAATCTTTTGCTTTGTAAAATGCTGTAATTTAATCTATATTCCAATTGAAAGGCCAAAACTCCAAgaaatgaaacagagagaatTGAACACAGCCCACATAATGCTTGCTTCAAAATGGCCATAGGTCACCCCAAATAGATCTTTTGGCTTGATGATGTAATGTAGGATTCTTGCTCTTTGTAACAACAATGCGATCATAAGAACCCTCTGAGGCATTCCTGTTGGTGGATCTACACACATTCATTGTCACTTGTCTACCCCTCCTCACAGGCATAAATATAATTCTTCCCCAACCGCCTCCAAGATCAGCGCTATCTGTTTCTTCCTCTGCTTCCTTGAACTCTTCGTCTTCATCACCATCATCCTTGTCAGTTTCCGCAGCATCAGAATCATAAGTTATCGCATTCACTACTTCATGAGGGGTATCATCAGCTTCTTGCATTTTCAACCAATCCTCTAAAACAGTGAGGGGAAAAAAATTTCAGAGTTCAGACCATATATTTTGTTCAAAAAGTATTTCAACAGGAAACAAATACGCACAAGCGTAAACAAGTACCATAATCAATCTCAAGGTCCTCTGGATTTCTTTTATCATGCTGCTCCTTGAGAGTCTCGAGTTTTATATCATCGAGGGGCCAAGGTTCCCTAGTCCAATGCAAGAGTGAAAAGTTTTCAGAAGTTCATATCATGAAAGCATATATGCCACAAAACATGACCATAGGCTTGTTTTAAAGTCATGAAAAGAGTTCTCACCATTTCTACTTAGAATTTAGTTATAAAGCTGTCAACAGATTTACACCTTTAAGAATTTAATAAGTTAACATTGCATATAATTGTAAGCATAGTTCAATTCATTAAGTGATGACATGTCCATATTAGGTTAGATATTATGAAAAATATAGTCAACATTGACAATTATTAAAATTACTCTCTTACTGTAGCTAATTCTTAGGttcaaacaaggaaaacaaaaaCTTGCCTTGGTCTTTGTCCTCGTCTGAAAGCAACAAAGGAAAATTTTTCATCTTCAAAGCCGCGTAAAGGCTCACCCTTTGAACGCTGCAAAGTGATACAATATAGATTATAGACAAGAAAGAAATGTTAATCACTTTGATATCAACAGAAGAGGAAAACAGAAATTGAGGACCACATGAATCTCCCCAATGCATTAAGCAAACTATGGATTTAGTAGAAACCTTGTAAGCACGCTGTGAGGACGTCCTTTCCATCCGCTGAACAAAATGACAATATTTTCCAGATTTTACCAGCGGACAAGTCCCATCATGAGGACACTGCACAAAGGGAATTTACTAAATGAAAAAGATAGAATGGAACACAAAATTAGACTGCATAATAGGAAAAATGCAGAGTGAAAATGGGCTGGTTTGGTTTCAATTccatttgttgttgattttgtaaaggaaatatataaaataagaaacaatAGGAAACACAATTTTATTGTATTatctatttttaacttttttatgaaatcttgaaagaataaattataaaaaaaaatcaataaagccCTAAAATACTTACAGGAGCAACCACAAAAGCCCCAGCTTTCTGAGTCATCAAATCTTTACAAGCTTCTTCATTTTTAAGACTCGATTTACGGTGTCTCTACAAATTCAGCAAAAGACCATTCAGAGATTGTTTATCATTGTTCAAGATTTTCCTAACAGAACAATATAAATACAGTAAATATACTCTTTCTTCCATCCATAATATGTGAGATCTCATTTGAGCAATAATATTGGATCCATGAGGtgttccaggttcaatcaaaacctgcaaaataaatagaaataaatGATAGAAATAGATCAAACAGAAAGATAAATTTATCAAGTTCGAAATCACATAAAATCGTTACTTTGTAAAGTAATATTCAAAGGAaaagaataaacaaaaatataactttaTGAAATTTACAACTGCTTTCGTTAACTTCTTCCAATAGAAATTATTTTCTATGATTTATAAACATTTTTCTTTGCTCCTAAAGCTCCTTTTCTTTTCCCAGTTACTTTGCTCCTAAAGCTCCTATGGTAACATTCTAAATAAGTTCCAGAAATCCTATCTCTCATAGTACAAGAAACTATATGCTTAGAATCATACCAGAACATCCCGTGTTAGATCCCAAAGCTGGCGAACTATGGTAATTCGATCTTGTAGTGATGGGATCTCTCCAAGCACATAGGACTTCAATCATGAAACAGATTGAAAGAAATAAGCATTCATTTAAGAAACGAGAAAGATAATTTACAGTTTTCACAGCTAATGCTTATGAGAAATGCCAAACAAAATTATGCGCCTTGCAGCATGACAGAGAAGCCACAAAGAGTTCTACAACAAAACAATGAAAACCCAACAAACAGAAATAACCAGCTTAAATACTTAATTTGTTtcaaccaaaatttaaaaattggagTAATTAAACTAGATGTGCAacttattaaaactctatatcaactatcaaacaatgaaaaaaattgtgtatatatatatatttcaatgtAATAGGACAGATGAGTAGTGAAAAAGAAATATATCTGCAAATCTATCAGACCTGAAAAATAGATTTTGATATATGAAAAACAATATGCAGAAATAAAACTTTATATATAGTTAAGCATTGGTTTtctctaattttaaatatattgtaCCAGCAGTAAAAGAACAACCATGCTAAGTGAACATAAAAAATCATCCACCCATATAAAATatgttaaaatacaaaatacacctagaaaatgagtaaaataatgtatgtatttatatacaaatacatagtGGCTGATTTTTGTGTGCACATAGCATTTTTTGAATATTCATGAAGTATAGATTgtttatctaatttttaaattaattactcGTTTTGTTGAAGATGATGCTgctagagatttattttatatagcACTCATGCAATTCTTTTGTATATgaacattgttattattactttagcATATATgccaaaacaataatcaatattTGATATTATTACTTAAGAACAAAAATTTCATACTGATTTCAGAATCAGATATAGTTTGCATAAACTAAAGAACAAATAACTTGATGCTAATATAGGTAAATAATCCAAAGGAATAAACTTACAGCAATCACAAGGTCATGCCCTCTCTCTGATTTCCCAATACTTTTGGAAAGTGCTTGAATGCTATCATAACTATGAATAAGTGGCAAATTCTTGAGACCTATAGCAGAACAAAAACCACACTTTATCAACTATCAAATAATTTTCTCTGGAATTTCCTAAGAAATATCAGAAATGAAAGAATTCAATATATTCAATCCCACAAGAAAATCCACTTCATAATTCATGTAAACTCCACAACATTTTATAAGGGAAAAAGTCTTAGGATACAGTTGATTATTCAGATCGTTGTAAGCATCGTCACTTGAAAGAGAAGTATTTTAATGTAGAAATGAATAACCACACTGAGTGAAATCAATCAGATATATCTCGCACTTTAAAATCTCCTTGTGCCTTCAAGGCCTTTAGCTGACACTATTTTCTCTTATAACGGGTAAACCAACGGCTTGCTGTTTTTCTCCTGGCAACATACTTTCACCTCAACATGAGAAAACACTCATTCTTAGCAAGACTATTACTACTCTATCCAATTGCTTAAATTGGAATGATATGATAGGTAATAATTAAGTATAGCCTCTGACAGTTCTTTCTATCATATGCAGCCAATCAATAATCTTAGAGTGTTAAGTTTGTGGCGACCATCTTCAAATCCAAGTTTGCTTCTCTTCAAACTGTTAGGTCACCAAACACctctaacaaaaaaaaactgaTTTATGTGATTTAATCACCTTTGGCTTTTGTCAATAATGCAAGAGAAGGAATCAAATCAACAATCCCAACTGTATAACATACAAAACATCCAAAAGATTTAAGTAAATAGGGCTATATCCATGAACTAAAAATTGATTCCAGATATCAGTCTCATGCAGACAATCATGAGTATGTTATTTATCTCTGATCCACCTGAGACAGAGAAGGTTACATATTCAAATTTTGGAAAGTTCTGTAGGTACTCTGTTAATCTGAGGTAGTTCAAATTTTATGCCGGTGCTGCTTGATCTATTTTGTTTTAACTTCCAAAACATGGCATTGATGATACATCCCATAGATCCTTTGGGATACATGACCAAGATCACCAAAAATTCCAACCCAAATCCTGTTGATTACTGATAGTGTATCATAGGTATATGAAAAGACCGGAAAAAATTTAAAGTCTTTATAAAATGTTTGCAAATCCTTCACTATTTTCAGTAACTTTGCTCAACAACTTAAATAAAGCATGTACTTTTCTTTTAATGATTCCAAACTTTAAAGGAAGCATATAtaatctttctatttttaaacttATGCTTTTCTAGGCAAGCCTAGCACAAGGAACACCCTTGTCCATAAAACATATGATGGCATCCCCCATTCTGATGGTTATATTTGCAGTAGAATGTGACAGTTATTATTGATTAATAAACCCTATGCATAGCAAATATTATTCTGAATTGCTCAAGAATGACATCAACACAATCATAATATGCATTTTAGCGCACCATCTTCTCTTGCCGCAAATTTACACACAATGTTGGTTTGTTTCCCCTCTAGCCTTTTCCTAAAACTTATATTTCTGTATCATCCCTTACAATAATTAAAAACCTCAAGAAACCTATCATATTTTGATAAAACGGATCATAAATTACCTTGTATAAGACTTCGACCTGCACGCTGCATTGACTGCGATGGTTCTATTAGATTAACTTTTTGCATAGATTTTGGCCAGACTTCTTGCAGTGCCCTGCATCAGATTTAAAAGTGAATAATAAATTAGTCCAAAATAACTAAAACTTATGATATCAAAGTTAACCATTCACCAAAGCAAAGTTCAAGAATCTTTTACCAGAAAGCTGAACCTGTCCCAGCACCAAAATCTAATACCTTGGCTGGGGAGAAACCAGGAAGCCTTCTACGAACCTAAAAAAACATTTAGCAATTTGAGATTAATTTCAAATCCAGCAACATTTTATTCAAAAGTTAGTTATATTAGGTTATTATAGtgaacataaataaaagaagtaaaaCATATGGACCTTAAGGATGCTCGAATCCCACATAAGTGTAAGAGAGAGATTAACAGTTTCAAATCCCAGATACTAGAGATTAACAGATTCCAATCCCACATAAGTACTCACAAAGCATATCTAAGAGCCTGTGACATGGTGCATGTTTTTtaccgatgatatcgtccttatgggagagtcaaagaagacctaaataagaagttagatTTGAAGAGAAGCTCTAAAAGTATATGGTCTGTGCATAAGCCATAGCAAGATAGAATATATAGAATGTAAGTTCTGCCGCCGAAGGAAAAACCCTAATACGGAGGTGAAGATTGGAAAAAACAtgctacgaaaagttaaaagttttaagtatgtTGGATGCATCCTACAAGATAATgaagagattgaacaggatgtaaatcataggatccaagcatgTTGATCAAAATGGctgagtgcatctggttttatatgtgacaaaaaagtgtctttaaaacttaaaaggtaaattctatcgcactgttATCAGACCGACTATGttttatggtacagagtgttgggcagccaaaggagagcacgaacataaattaagtgtggcagagatgaagatgttgagatggatgagtagccatacgcgattggatagaataaggaacgaagatataagagagagagttggagtagtacctattgtggaaaagatgtagaatcgcgtctcaggtggtttggacatgtgagaaaaaGACCGACAGAGcacccagtcaggagggtggatgaaatggaagatggacaaagggtgaaaggtagaggaagacttaagaagaccatccatgaggtggtcaaacgaaatCTACATGCAAACGGTACATAATAGAGCTCAATGGCGTCATTTAatccatgtagccgaccccacctagtgggGCAAGACTCTGTTGTTGTTGTATTCAATATAATCCAGCTTCTGAGTTTGATTAAATTTAGTCCAAAAATATACAACTATAAATCTTGTTTTATGCAAATCACTTCATATCCATTTCATCCTTTTTTATTTCAGTTAGTTCTTGGTTGCATAATTGCTTCTCTTAAGAGCACCCATGTATCAGTATTACTCAGTAACCCTTATAATTTCTTGTCCTGCGGATCATTTTTAATTGAGTGTGAAACTTAATAAAGCCCAGCCGGAAAATAAATACATTTAAGTACAATCCTAGAGTTTCTTGTTTCATCTTTTCAAGCAGACATACAATTTCGTCCCATTTTCCTCATTATATCATATTTCAACTCTTTATCTCTATTATGATAGTATAGGAAAGGACTAACATAAAACATATGACTAAAATTCTCGTTTTTGGATAAACTTATCCACTTACCTCCTTAAGTACTCTGTAACAAGCTGAATAAACAGCAGGCATGCGAGAAGCGACATATGCAACCGTCTCATCATCCCTGTATGACAGACCGATGTCGCCATAAGAACTCTTGATCTTCCAACGCTTTGATTGTTCGAAAGACTTTAAAGGGTCTTCAACTATCTCCTTTGATGTAGTGGTGGCCAGCTGCAGGTTGACATTCTTGATAGTATTGAAAGATTGAGATAATCTCAACACTTTCCTCTTCATATGTGGATCCTCCTGCTCTATAATCATAAGCTCGCCATGAAAAATTGCAACAACACACATGAATTCATAAAATATTGTGTTACATATAATAAAGTGGAAGAAGGTATGCATAGAGAAAAGAAAGTACCTCGAAGGTATTTCTTAATGGCACGGCGAAGACGAAGAGGGACAACAAGGCAACGTTCAGATTGTTTGGCTGCATAGCGGAGGGTTTCAGGAGTGACAATTTTCTGGGCAGTTTCAGACATTGTCTGGGTAGCCATGTTGGCCCAGGATTTAACACACTACTTCTTGTGGTCCAAACAACCACGCTTCTATATCACCAAGTTAGAATTCAATCAATTAGCAATTCATTAATagacatttaaaaaaatatatgaggtTGATTCTAATGCACAGACAATATATAATGTGATATCTAATGCACAGACAATGTAAAAAGTTCATGCAATCAAAATAATTCACTCACAAAGATGAGCATTCATGTAGTGGGTATGAAAACTAATACTGATGTAACAATATATATTGTGATATCTATATACAAGTTTTAACactttacataaaattaaatcCTATTAGTAAACCGATAATCAATCACAACAAATGGAAATTAAAAGATAATACTACTTTTCATTTCGTTTATGCAATTCTTCCGTATTTCATTTCTTCGCCGGAGAA contains:
- the LOC112771321 gene encoding rsm22-cox11 tandem protein 2, mitochondrial, whose amino-acid sequence is MATQTMSETAQKIVTPETLRYAAKQSERCLVVPLRLRRAIKKYLREQEDPHMKRKVLRLSQSFNTIKNVNLQLATTTSKEIVEDPLKSFEQSKRWKIKSSYGDIGLSYRDDETVAYVASRMPAVYSACYRVLKEVRRRLPGFSPAKVLDFGAGTGSAFWALQEVWPKSMQKVNLIEPSQSMQRAGRSLIQGLKNLPLIHSYDSIQALSKSIGKSERGHDLVIASYVLGEIPSLQDRITIVRQLWDLTRDVLVLIEPGTPHGSNIIAQMRSHILWMEERRHRKSSLKNEEACKDLMTQKAGAFVVAPCPHDGTCPLVKSGKYCHFVQRMERTSSQRAYKRSKGEPLRGFEDEKFSFVAFRRGQRPREPWPLDDIKLETLKEQHDKRNPEDLEIDYEDWLKMQEADDTPHEVVNAITYDSDAAETDKDDGDEDEEFKEAEEETDSADLGGGWGRIIFMPVRRGRQVTMNVCRSTNRNASEGSYDRIVVTKSKNPTLHHQAKRSIWGDLWPF